The genomic window CGCCGTTCCCTTCGTCTTCCGTATCGTCGTCGGTATCGTCGTGCGTATCGTCGTCGGTATCGTCATCATCGTCGTCGTTATCGTCGTCGTTATTGACCGCGTCGTCATCGTCGTCGTCGTCGCCCGCGCAAGCAAACCCAAAGGACGCTATCGCAAAAACGCTCGCCAGAATCAAAAGTACCTTTGTCATCGTGATCTCCCGCATGATGCGTGAAGCATTCTACAATGTTTCGCCGCCTGCGGAAAAATGAATTTCATCCGGACGGGGCGTTTTCCATGGCCATCAGCGTGCGCTCCTTGACGACACGCAGGTTGCGCGCGGCAGTCTCGTCAATGCCGAGCATCGCGGAAAGCGCGAGCCACGGCGAAAGGCTCCCCTTCGAATCGAAACGCAGGCGAAAACGCACGCCGGTCGCGGTGCGTTCGATGTCCGAGACAAACGCGCGCGCGTCGATCGATTTCGCCTTTCGCTTTCGACGCACCTCGATCGGCCACGTCTCGGCGTCGGCAAACGCCCGGATCGCCCTGTCCGTTTTCTCATCCGCGTCCGGAAGCTGGGCGTGAAGAATCGAAGCGACGGTCGTGTCGAACAGCGACGGCTCGCGCGCGGCGCGCGATTCGACGTCATGGACCGCAAGCCGCTCGGGCATCTCGCTCGCGAGGCGCGCGCCCAGGTCGTTCGTGTCGAGCGGCTCGGTCAAAAGCAGATCGAAAGGCTCGTCGCGGCTTTCAATGCCGGCCGACAGCGGCGGGCCGAACGCGACGCGCGGCTGCTTGTGGAAGCCCTGCGTGTAGGCGATGGGCAGCCGCGCGCGGTGGACGGCGCGGTGCACGATGGGCGCAAGTTCCAGGTGCCCCAGGTGACGCATCTCGCCCGACTTCTCGAAACGCACGCGGTAACGAAACAGGTCGGCGGGCGGCAACGTCGCAGGAGCGGGTCCGCCGTTGACGCTCGTTTTCGGCTCGACGGGTTTTGGCGCGAATCCGAGAAACGCGACGGGCGAGACCTCCGCGGCCAGGCGATTTTGCACCTCCGTGTGATCGCACGATCCGCACTCGGTGCACGCGCCGACGCGGCAATCGTCGGTGAACGCTTCTTTCATGGCCTCGGCGCGCTCGTGTAAAAGAAATTCCTTTTCGATGAGCGCGTCCACGCCGTCCCACGGCAGCGCCTCGTCCTCGCCGAGCTCGCGAGAGAACAGGCGCCAATCCAGGCCGCACGCATCGAACGCGCGCATCCATCGGTCAAACGAAAATCCTTCCGTCCAGCCGTCGAAACCGCCGCCGTCATCGACGACGCGCTCGATCACATCGGCCACGCGGCGATCGCCCCGGCACAGCAGGCCCTCGACGAGCGAAATCTCCGGATCGTGCGGCTTCAGCCTGATGCGCCGGCTTTCGAGGCTGTCGCGCACCACGGCGGCGCGGCGGCGCGCCTCCGCGGGTTCGATCTGCGCCTCCCAGGCGAACGGCGTGAACGGTTTGGGCACGAACACGCCGAGGTTGACGTTCACCTGCGCGCGTTTGCCGCCCTCGTCCATGACGGCGAGCACGTCGCGGCACAGCCGTCCGATCGCGCGCAGGTCGTCGTCGGTTTCGGTCGGAAGGCCGACCATGAAATAGAGCTTCACGAGGGTCCAGCCGTTGGCGACCGCGGTGCGGCAGGCGCGGAAGATCTGCTCGTCGCGGATCGGTTTGTTCAGCACGCGGCGCAGGCGCTCGCTGCCGGCCTCCGGCGCGATCGTGAACCCCGCGCGGCGCACCTTGGCGATCTGCGTCATCATGTCGTCGGTGATGGACTCCGCGCGCAGCGACGGCAGCGATACGGAAAGCGGCCGGCCGCCGTCGTCACGCTCCTCGATTCGCGAAAGCAGGGACGGCAGGCCGCTGTAGTCGCCGCTTGAGAGCGACAGCAGCGTCAGCTCGTCGTAGCCCGTCGTTGCGAGGCCCTCCTCGATGATCCCCATGAGGTTGTCGACGCTGCGTTCGCGCAGTGGCCGCGTGAGAAAGCCCGGCTGGCAGAAGCGGCAGCCGCGCGTGCAGCCTCGCATGACCTCGACGGCCAGGCGGTCATGCACCGCGCGCGCGTTCGGCACGACGGGGCAGGTCGGATGCGGCACGCGGTCGATATCCGGTACGATGCGGCGCTCGGCCCGTCGCGCGCCGGGG from bacterium includes these protein-coding regions:
- a CDS encoding TIGR03936 family radical SAM-associated protein; its protein translation is PEPWAPFFDALIVGDGEEVIVEIIVALAAVRGRPRAERLAALARVTGVYVPGDFAPRYESGRFAGFDIRPGARRAERRIVPDIDRVPHPTCPVVPNARAVHDRLAVEVMRGCTRGCRFCQPGFLTRPLRERSVDNLMGIIEEGLATTGYDELTLLSLSSGDYSGLPSLLSRIEERDDGGRPLSVSLPSLRAESITDDMMTQIAKVRRAGFTIAPEAGSERLRRVLNKPIRDEQIFRACRTAVANGWTLVKLYFMVGLPTETDDDLRAIGRLCRDVLAVMDEGGKRAQVNVNLGVFVPKPFTPFAWEAQIEPAEARRRAAVVRDSLESRRIRLKPHDPEISLVEGLLCRGDRRVADVIERVVDDGGGFDGWTEGFSFDRWMRAFDACGLDWRLFSRELGEDEALPWDGVDALIEKEFLLHERAEAMKEAFTDDCRVGACTECGSCDHTEVQNRLAAEVSPVAFLGFAPKPVEPKTSVNGGPAPATLPPADLFRYRVRFEKSGEMRHLGHLELAPIVHRAVHRARLPIAYTQGFHKQPRVAFGPPLSAGIESRDEPFDLLLTEPLDTNDLGARLASEMPERLAVHDVESRAAREPSLFDTTVASILHAQLPDADEKTDRAIRAFADAETWPIEVRRKRKAKSIDARAFVSDIERTATGVRFRLRFDSKGSLSPWLALSAMLGIDETAARNLRVVKERTLMAMENAPSG